In Aestuariibaculum lutulentum, one DNA window encodes the following:
- a CDS encoding PUR family DNA/RNA-binding protein translates to MSNNDMMEKEEIFSKVLRAGRRTYFFDVRSTKADDYYLTITESKKFTNDDGSFHYKKHKIYIYKEDFAEFKEILNEMTDFIVNERGDEVISERHQKDFKKEYDTVASENGELHQSTDSFTDIDFDDI, encoded by the coding sequence ATGAGCAATAATGACATGATGGAGAAAGAGGAGATTTTTTCTAAGGTATTAAGAGCAGGAAGACGTACATATTTTTTTGATGTGAGATCGACAAAAGCAGACGATTATTACTTAACCATTACAGAAAGTAAAAAGTTTACCAACGACGACGGGTCATTCCACTATAAGAAACATAAAATCTATATTTACAAAGAGGATTTTGCCGAGTTTAAAGAAATTTTAAATGAAATGACCGATTTCATAGTAAATGAAAGAGGCGACGAAGTGATTAGTGAGCGTCACCAAAAAGACTTCAAAAAAGAGTACGATACAGTAGCCAGTGAAAATGGTGAATTACACCAATCTACAGATAGTTTTACAGATATTGATTTCGACGATATTTAA
- a CDS encoding tRNA-binding protein encodes MEQKITFEDFSKIDLRVGTIIEVNDFPKARKPAYQLTIDFGDLGIKKTSAQITTLYQKEDLLNKQIVAVVNFPKKQIANFMSECLVLGAVSGKDVILLNPEKKVKNGSVVS; translated from the coding sequence ATGGAACAAAAAATAACTTTCGAAGATTTCTCGAAAATAGATTTACGTGTCGGGACGATTATTGAAGTAAACGACTTTCCGAAAGCCCGAAAACCTGCTTATCAATTAACTATTGATTTTGGAGATTTGGGAATTAAAAAGACCTCGGCGCAGATAACGACACTTTACCAAAAGGAAGATTTATTGAACAAACAAATTGTTGCTGTTGTAAATTTTCCGAAGAAGCAAATTGCTAATTTTATGAGTGAGTGCTTAGTTTTGGGGGCTGTAAGTGGTAAAGATGTTATATTACTTAATCCTGAAAAAAAGGTTAAGAATGGTAGCGTAGTGAGCTAA
- a CDS encoding thioredoxin family protein has product MANTPSNMIPLGTKAPLFSLHDTVSNKMVSLENAKGEKGTVIMFICNHCPFVIHVNSTLVNMANAYAKKGINFIAISSNDVVNYPQDGPDKMKIHAEAENYPFPYLYDETQEVAKAYDAACTPDLYVFNKDLKLTYRGQLDDSRPGNGLPVTGADLAHALDCLIEGIENTKTQKPSIGCNIKWKR; this is encoded by the coding sequence ATGGCAAACACACCTTCAAACATGATTCCATTAGGCACCAAAGCGCCACTTTTCTCACTTCATGACACGGTTAGTAACAAAATGGTAAGTTTAGAAAACGCCAAAGGAGAAAAAGGAACAGTTATCATGTTTATTTGCAACCACTGTCCATTTGTTATTCATGTTAACAGCACTTTGGTTAATATGGCTAACGCTTACGCGAAAAAAGGAATTAATTTTATAGCTATTTCAAGTAACGATGTTGTTAACTACCCACAGGATGGCCCGGATAAAATGAAAATACACGCTGAAGCTGAAAATTATCCGTTTCCATATTTATATGATGAAACACAGGAAGTTGCCAAAGCTTATGATGCCGCCTGCACACCAGATTTGTATGTTTTTAACAAGGATTTAAAACTAACCTATCGCGGACAATTAGATGATTCTAGACCAGGCAACGGACTTCCTGTTACAGGAGCTGATTTAGCACATGCTTTAGATTGTTTAATTGAGGGCATCGAAAACACAAAGACTCAAAAACCAAGTATTGGCTGTAACATTAAATGGAAGCGTTAA
- a CDS encoding GNAT family N-acetyltransferase, with translation MIRPIHYTDAQQLLNIYNYYVINTDVTFDLEPTPLKVFQEKIHSISKDFPFIVYEENNEILGYAYAGKFRERPAYNHTLESTVYVKSSAHGKQIGSKLYAELIAQLKQTNCRVVLGVLTLPNDASVKLHEKFGFELVGHLKEVGFKFNTWLDVGIFELKLA, from the coding sequence ATGATACGACCTATTCATTATACCGATGCGCAGCAATTGTTGAATATTTATAACTATTATGTTATTAATACCGATGTAACTTTCGATTTGGAACCAACACCATTAAAAGTATTTCAAGAGAAAATTCACAGTATCAGTAAAGATTTTCCGTTTATTGTTTACGAAGAAAATAATGAAATTTTAGGTTATGCTTATGCTGGAAAATTCAGAGAACGTCCAGCTTATAATCATACTTTAGAATCTACAGTCTATGTTAAGAGCTCAGCTCATGGAAAACAAATAGGGTCTAAGCTCTATGCTGAATTAATTGCTCAATTAAAACAAACCAATTGCCGTGTTGTTTTAGGTGTTTTAACACTTCCCAATGACGCAAGTGTGAAACTGCATGAAAAATTCGGATTCGAGCTCGTGGGGCATTTGAAAGAAGTTGGTTTTAAATTCAATACTTGGTTAGATGTTGGTATTTTTGAGTTGAAACTGGCTTAA
- a CDS encoding peptidylprolyl isomerase produces the protein MQDGLYAKFNTTKGEILVALEYKKTPGTVGNFVALAEGNLENKVKPQGTPYYNGLKFHRVIPDFMIQGGCPQGTGSGNPGYQFDDEFHPELKHDGPGVLSMANAGPGTNGSQFFITHVETPWLDNNHTVFGKVVEGQDVVDAIAQGDVIESLEIVRVGAEAEAYNAVEAFRTFEGSREKRLAEEKAAIEAELDKLATGFEKTESGLRYQIIQKGSGAKATKGKNVSVHYKGQLADGTVFDSSYKRNQPIDFPVGMGQVISGWDEGIQLLSVGDKARFVIPSHLGYGSRGAGGVIPPNATLIFDVELMNVK, from the coding sequence ATGCAAGACGGATTATACGCAAAATTCAATACAACAAAAGGAGAAATTCTTGTGGCTTTAGAATACAAAAAAACACCTGGAACAGTAGGTAACTTTGTGGCTTTAGCAGAAGGAAATTTAGAGAATAAAGTAAAACCTCAGGGAACACCTTACTACAACGGATTAAAATTCCATAGAGTTATTCCTGATTTTATGATTCAGGGAGGTTGTCCTCAAGGTACAGGTTCTGGAAATCCAGGTTACCAGTTTGACGATGAGTTTCACCCGGAATTAAAGCATGATGGCCCAGGAGTTTTATCTATGGCAAATGCAGGTCCAGGAACAAACGGAAGTCAGTTCTTCATTACTCACGTTGAAACACCTTGGTTAGATAACAACCATACAGTTTTTGGTAAAGTGGTAGAAGGACAAGATGTTGTTGATGCTATTGCTCAAGGTGATGTTATCGAGTCTTTAGAGATTGTTAGAGTTGGTGCTGAAGCTGAAGCTTATAATGCTGTTGAGGCGTTTAGAACATTTGAAGGTTCAAGAGAGAAGCGTTTAGCTGAAGAGAAAGCAGCTATCGAAGCAGAATTAGATAAATTAGCTACAGGTTTCGAGAAAACCGAAAGTGGTTTACGTTACCAGATCATCCAAAAAGGAAGTGGAGCAAAAGCTACAAAAGGTAAAAATGTTTCTGTTCACTACAAAGGACAGTTAGCAGACGGTACCGTTTTCGATTCATCTTACAAACGTAATCAACCAATCGATTTTCCTGTTGGAATGGGACAAGTAATCTCTGGTTGGGATGAAGGAATTCAATTATTAAGCGTTGGCGATAAAGCGCGTTTTGTTATTCCTAGTCACTTAGGTTACGGAAGTCGCGGTGCAGGTGGTGTAATTCCTCCTAATGCTACTTTAATTTTCGATGTAGAATTAATGAACGTAAAATAA
- a CDS encoding RecQ family ATP-dependent DNA helicase has translation MEKSDLHSALKKYFGFSKFKGLQEDVVESILSGNNTFVIMPTGGGKSLCYQLPALMQEGTAIVVSPLIALMKNQVDAIRGVSNEEGIAHVLNSSLNKTEIKRVKEDIVNGVTKLLYVAPESLTKEENVEFLRSVKISFMAIDEAHCISEWGHDFRPEYRNLRHIISRIGDNIPIIGLTATATPKVQEDIIKNLGITGARTFKASFNRPNLYYEVRPKTKNVDADIIRFIKQNAGKSGIVYCLSRKRVEELAQVLQVNGINAVPYHAGLDAKSRSSFQDKFLMEEVDVVVATIAFGMGIDKPDVRFVIHHDIPKSIESYYQETGRAGRDGGEGHCLAYYSYKDIEKLEKFMSGKPVAEQEIGHALLQEVVAFAETSISRRKFILHYFGEEFDNETGEGGDMDDNIRHPKKKHEAQDDVVVLLETIAKTNEKYKSKDLVQVITGKENALINSHKTNEQPFFGKGKDKDKKYWMALLRQALVAGLLKKDIETYGVIKLSPAGKAFLETPESFMMTEDHEFDSSVDDGTIVSAAKAQAAVADALLMDMLKDLRKKNAKKLGVPPFVIFQDPSLEDMALKYPINLTELANVHGVGEGKAKKYGKDFVELIARYVEEHDIIRPDDLVVKSTGTNSANKLYIIQNIDRKLPLDDIASAKGLQMDEFIKEMEAIVYSGTKLNIDYWIDDILDEDQQEELHDYFMDSTTDNIATAIEEFDGDYDDEELRLYRIKFISEVAN, from the coding sequence ATGGAAAAGAGTGACTTGCATTCTGCACTAAAAAAATATTTTGGGTTTAGTAAATTCAAGGGACTTCAGGAAGATGTTGTAGAAAGTATATTATCGGGCAACAATACATTTGTTATAATGCCAACGGGGGGCGGGAAATCGTTATGTTACCAGCTGCCCGCGTTAATGCAGGAGGGGACAGCCATTGTTGTTTCGCCCTTAATTGCATTAATGAAAAATCAGGTAGACGCCATTCGTGGCGTTTCTAATGAAGAAGGTATTGCACACGTACTGAATTCTTCATTAAATAAAACAGAAATTAAACGGGTTAAAGAGGACATTGTTAACGGGGTAACCAAGTTACTTTACGTGGCTCCGGAATCCTTAACCAAAGAAGAAAATGTTGAGTTTTTACGTTCGGTAAAAATATCGTTTATGGCCATTGATGAAGCACACTGTATTAGTGAGTGGGGGCACGATTTTAGACCGGAGTATCGAAATTTAAGACACATAATTTCTCGAATAGGAGATAATATCCCCATTATCGGGCTTACCGCTACGGCGACGCCTAAAGTACAGGAAGATATTATTAAAAACTTAGGAATTACGGGAGCAAGAACCTTTAAAGCGTCTTTTAACCGTCCTAATTTATACTATGAAGTACGTCCGAAAACCAAAAATGTTGATGCCGATATTATTCGTTTCATCAAACAAAATGCAGGGAAATCGGGTATTGTTTATTGTTTAAGCAGAAAACGAGTTGAAGAACTGGCTCAGGTACTTCAGGTAAATGGTATTAATGCGGTGCCATATCATGCGGGATTAGACGCCAAGTCGCGTTCGAGTTTTCAGGATAAATTCCTGATGGAAGAGGTTGATGTGGTGGTTGCAACCATCGCTTTTGGTATGGGTATCGATAAGCCAGACGTACGTTTTGTAATTCATCACGATATTCCTAAAAGTATAGAAAGTTACTATCAGGAAACCGGGCGTGCTGGTCGTGATGGTGGCGAAGGACACTGTTTGGCATACTATTCGTATAAAGACATTGAAAAATTGGAAAAATTCATGTCGGGTAAACCCGTTGCCGAACAGGAAATCGGACATGCCTTGTTACAGGAAGTGGTCGCTTTCGCGGAAACATCAATCTCACGTCGTAAATTCATCTTGCATTACTTCGGTGAAGAATTCGATAACGAAACCGGTGAAGGTGGGGATATGGATGATAACATCAGACACCCGAAAAAGAAACACGAAGCACAGGACGATGTGGTGGTATTGTTGGAAACCATTGCCAAAACCAATGAAAAATATAAATCTAAAGATTTGGTTCAGGTGATTACGGGTAAAGAAAATGCCTTAATTAATTCACATAAAACCAACGAGCAGCCATTCTTTGGAAAAGGGAAGGATAAGGATAAAAAGTACTGGATGGCCTTATTACGTCAGGCATTAGTTGCCGGATTGTTAAAAAAGGATATCGAGACTTACGGTGTTATAAAATTATCTCCTGCCGGTAAAGCCTTCCTTGAAACTCCGGAATCATTCATGATGACCGAAGATCACGAGTTCGATAGTTCTGTAGACGATGGTACAATCGTTTCAGCAGCAAAAGCGCAGGCTGCCGTTGCAGATGCCTTACTTATGGATATGCTTAAAGACTTGCGTAAAAAGAATGCGAAGAAATTAGGCGTACCGCCGTTTGTAATTTTTCAGGATCCGTCGTTAGAGGATATGGCTTTAAAATACCCGATAAATTTAACCGAATTAGCCAATGTTCATGGTGTAGGTGAGGGGAAAGCTAAAAAGTATGGAAAAGACTTTGTGGAATTGATAGCCAGGTATGTTGAGGAACACGACATCATTCGTCCGGATGATTTAGTGGTGAAATCTACAGGAACCAATTCAGCAAACAAATTATATATCATCCAGAATATTGATAGAAAATTGCCGCTTGACGACATTGCTTCGGCAAAAGGTCTTCAAATGGATGAGTTTATTAAAGAAATGGAAGCCATTGTATATTCGGGTACGAAACTAAATATCGACTACTGGATTGATGATATTTTAGATGAAGACCAGCAGGAAGAACTGCACGATTATTTTATGGATTCAACAACCGATAATATAGCCACGGCTATTGAAGAGTTTGATGGCGATTACGATGATGAGGAATTACGTTTATACCGTATAAAATTCATCAGCGAAGTAGCCAATTAA
- a CDS encoding KpsF/GutQ family sugar-phosphate isomerase, with translation MNNKHSIIKIAKETIEAESQAILNLSNLVDSDFAEAVELIYHSKGRVIITGIGKSAIIASKIVASLNSTGTPAVFMHAADAIHGDLGLILKDDVVICISKSGNTPEIKVLVPLIKRVNNKMIAITGNKDSFLGQHADYVLNAYVDKEVCPNNLAPTTSTTAQLVIGDALTVCLLELRGFTSNDFAKFHPGGALGKKLYLRVQDISSVNKKPKVEASTNIKDVIIEITEKMLGVTAVVENDKIIGIITDGDLRRMLTKVDSFANLTAKDIMGTNPKRIEASAMAIDALEIMEANEISQILVEDNGNYAGVVHIHDLIKEGII, from the coding sequence TTGAATAACAAACATTCAATTATTAAAATAGCTAAAGAAACTATTGAAGCCGAAAGTCAAGCTATTTTAAATTTATCGAATCTTGTCGATTCTGATTTTGCCGAAGCTGTAGAGCTCATATACCATTCTAAAGGTCGTGTTATTATCACAGGTATTGGAAAAAGCGCCATTATTGCCAGTAAAATAGTTGCGTCGTTAAATTCCACTGGTACACCTGCTGTATTTATGCATGCTGCCGATGCCATTCACGGCGATCTTGGCTTAATCTTAAAAGACGATGTGGTAATCTGTATTTCTAAAAGTGGAAACACACCTGAAATAAAAGTACTTGTACCACTTATTAAGCGTGTAAACAATAAAATGATTGCCATTACTGGTAATAAAGATTCATTTCTTGGGCAACATGCCGATTACGTTTTAAACGCCTATGTAGATAAAGAAGTTTGTCCGAACAATTTAGCCCCTACCACAAGTACCACTGCTCAATTGGTTATTGGCGATGCTTTAACGGTTTGTTTGCTGGAATTACGCGGATTCACCAGTAACGATTTTGCTAAATTTCACCCAGGCGGTGCTTTAGGTAAAAAACTGTATTTACGTGTTCAGGATATTTCATCGGTTAACAAAAAACCAAAGGTTGAAGCCTCTACAAATATAAAAGATGTGATTATTGAAATCACAGAAAAAATGCTTGGAGTAACAGCTGTAGTTGAAAATGATAAAATTATCGGCATTATTACCGATGGAGATTTACGTCGCATGCTTACCAAAGTTGATAGTTTCGCCAACCTGACTGCCAAAGATATTATGGGTACCAACCCAAAACGTATTGAAGCCAGTGCCATGGCCATTGATGCTTTAGAAATTATGGAAGCCAATGAAATTTCTCAGATTCTGGTTGAAGACAACGGCAACTACGCTGGTGTGGTTCACATTCACGATTTAATAAAAGAAGGCATCATATAA
- the tatC gene encoding twin-arginine translocase subunit TatC, protein MAKKEKKNINEMSFLDHLEDLRWHLIRICAGIMIVAVLAFTFSRFIFEDIIFAPIRMNFPTYEFLCNMGRLIGVETTFCNDEIPMMIQSRTMAGQFSADIWTAILAGFIISFPYTIYQLWKFVSPGLHENERKHSRGFIIICSLLFFSGALFGYYIITPLSINFLANYSISDVVENQIDISSYIGLVRSSVLASGLIFELPIVIYFLTKIGLVTPEILKKYRKFALVIVLILSAVITPPDIASQVIVAIPILILYQASIYISKMVVRNQKAATQAVRK, encoded by the coding sequence ATGGCTAAAAAAGAAAAAAAGAATATAAATGAGATGTCTTTTTTAGACCATCTTGAAGATTTACGCTGGCACCTTATTCGTATCTGTGCCGGTATTATGATTGTTGCGGTTTTAGCCTTTACATTTAGTCGTTTTATTTTCGAGGATATTATTTTTGCACCTATTCGCATGAATTTCCCGACTTACGAATTCCTATGTAATATGGGACGCCTTATTGGTGTTGAGACTACGTTCTGTAACGACGAAATCCCGATGATGATTCAAAGTAGAACCATGGCGGGGCAGTTTTCTGCCGATATCTGGACGGCTATTCTGGCCGGTTTCATCATCTCATTTCCTTATACTATTTATCAGCTTTGGAAATTTGTTAGCCCAGGATTGCATGAAAATGAACGTAAACATTCCCGTGGATTTATCATCATCTGCTCGTTACTATTCTTTTCAGGAGCGCTTTTTGGCTATTATATTATTACCCCATTATCTATTAATTTCCTGGCGAATTACAGCATTTCTGACGTTGTTGAAAATCAAATTGACATTAGCTCTTACATAGGCTTAGTACGATCGTCTGTACTGGCCTCCGGTTTAATTTTCGAGTTACCTATAGTTATTTACTTTTTAACTAAAATAGGTTTAGTAACTCCTGAAATATTAAAGAAATACAGAAAGTTTGCCCTGGTTATCGTTTTGATTTTATCGGCTGTTATTACACCTCCTGATATTGCGAGCCAGGTTATTGTCGCCATTCCGATTCTAATTCTATACCAGGCGAGTATTTACATCTCTAAAATGGTTGTAAGAAACCAGAAAGCTGCAACACAAGCGGTGAGAAAATAA
- a CDS encoding carboxymuconolactone decarboxylase family protein, whose product MSDIVSEFNAYRSKMNDKILSDNNKVIKRIFNLDTNAYAEGALDVKTKELLGLVASAVLRCDDCVKYHLETSYKEGLTKAEVVEALSIATLVGGTIVIPHLRRAYEFWDALEAQDASKE is encoded by the coding sequence ATGTCTGATATCGTTTCTGAATTTAATGCATACCGTTCTAAAATGAACGACAAAATTCTATCTGATAACAATAAAGTTATTAAGCGAATTTTCAATTTAGATACCAACGCTTACGCGGAAGGTGCTTTAGATGTAAAAACCAAAGAGTTATTAGGTCTTGTAGCATCGGCGGTATTACGTTGCGACGACTGTGTAAAATACCATTTAGAAACCAGCTACAAAGAAGGTTTAACTAAAGCAGAAGTGGTTGAAGCTTTAAGTATTGCCACTCTGGTTGGTGGTACCATTGTTATCCCGCATTTGCGTCGTGCCTATGAATTTTGGGATGCCTTAGAAGCACAAGACGCCTCAAAAGAATAA
- the lptB gene encoding LPS export ABC transporter ATP-binding protein — protein sequence MILKAENLMKSYNGRKVVKDVSLEVHQGEIVGLLGPNGAGKTTSFYMIVGLIKPNGGHIFLDNTEITQFPMYKRAQNGIGYLAQEASVFRKLSIEDNILSVLQLTKLSKKEQLHKMESLIEEFGLGHIRKNRGDLLSGGERRRTEIARALATDPSFILLDEPFAGVDPVAVEDIQRIVAQLTKKNIGILITDHNVQETLAITDRTYLMFEGSILKAGEPEELANDEMVRKVYLGQNFELRKKKIRD from the coding sequence ATGATTTTAAAAGCCGAAAATTTAATGAAGTCCTACAACGGACGAAAAGTAGTTAAAGACGTTTCTCTTGAAGTGCATCAAGGGGAAATTGTTGGATTATTAGGACCTAACGGTGCCGGTAAAACAACGTCGTTCTATATGATTGTAGGTCTTATAAAACCTAACGGCGGACATATATTTTTAGATAATACCGAGATTACGCAATTCCCTATGTACAAACGTGCTCAAAATGGTATCGGGTATCTAGCACAGGAAGCTTCTGTATTTAGAAAATTAAGTATTGAAGACAATATCTTAAGTGTATTACAGCTAACCAAACTGAGCAAAAAAGAACAGCTTCATAAAATGGAGTCGCTAATCGAGGAGTTTGGTTTAGGGCACATTCGTAAAAACCGAGGCGACTTATTATCGGGTGGCGAGCGCCGTCGTACGGAGATTGCACGAGCTTTAGCAACCGACCCAAGTTTCATATTATTAGATGAGCCTTTTGCAGGCGTTGACCCGGTAGCGGTTGAAGACATTCAGCGTATTGTAGCACAATTAACCAAAAAGAACATTGGTATTTTAATTACCGACCACAACGTACAGGAAACTCTGGCGATTACCGACAGAACCTACCTAATGTTTGAAGGAAGTATTCTTAAGGCCGGCGAACCTGAGGAATTAGCCAATGACGAAATGGTGCGTAAGGTTTACCTTGGTCAGAACTTCGAGTTACGTAAAAAGAAAATCAGAGATTAA
- a CDS encoding SPFH domain-containing protein, with protein sequence MKKEKVITPANGYIILFILITLLLGSIFLTFTKEEPAYLLVSILCVIIALGFIMVQPNSSRVLLLFGKYIGTVNQNGFYWVNPFYTKKKISLRASNFDSERLKVNDKLGNPVMISTILVWRVSDTYKAAFDVDNYENFVRVQTDAAVRKLASMYPYDNFADDGHTEDITLRSSVNEVSETLEKEIHERLSIAGIEVLEARIGYLAYAQEIANAMLKRQQATAIVAARHKIVEGAVSMVEMALEKLGEKDIVNLDEERKAAMVSNLMVILCGDKDASPVLNTGTLNN encoded by the coding sequence ATGAAAAAAGAAAAAGTAATTACTCCCGCAAATGGCTACATCATCTTATTTATTCTGATAACCCTTTTACTTGGCAGCATATTTCTAACTTTTACTAAAGAAGAACCTGCCTATTTATTAGTAAGCATTTTATGTGTGATTATTGCGCTAGGCTTTATAATGGTTCAACCAAACAGCTCTAGAGTCTTATTGCTTTTTGGAAAATACATAGGAACCGTTAATCAAAATGGTTTTTATTGGGTAAATCCATTTTATACAAAGAAGAAAATATCGTTGCGCGCCAGTAATTTTGATAGTGAACGCTTAAAAGTTAACGACAAATTAGGAAACCCCGTTATGATAAGTACCATATTAGTCTGGCGTGTTTCCGATACTTATAAAGCGGCTTTCGATGTCGATAATTATGAGAATTTTGTGCGTGTACAAACCGATGCGGCTGTTAGAAAATTAGCGAGTATGTATCCTTACGATAATTTTGCTGATGATGGTCATACTGAAGATATCACCTTACGTTCCAGTGTCAATGAAGTAAGCGAAACCCTTGAAAAAGAAATTCACGAACGTTTATCGATTGCCGGTATAGAAGTTTTAGAAGCCAGAATTGGCTACCTCGCCTATGCTCAAGAAATAGCAAATGCCATGTTAAAACGCCAACAAGCCACTGCCATAGTAGCTGCCCGACATAAAATTGTTGAAGGCGCCGTAAGCATGGTAGAAATGGCTCTTGAAAAATTAGGAGAAAAAGACATCGTAAATCTGGACGAAGAACGCAAAGCTGCCATGGTTAGCAATTTAATGGTTATTTTATGCGGTGATAAAGATGCTTCACCAGTATTAAACACCGGCACTTTAAATAACTAA
- a CDS encoding Arc family DNA-binding protein, whose protein sequence is MSKKKAFALRINEDMLKAIEKWASDEFRSTNGQIEWMLNESLKKAKRHLKNSDSKETG, encoded by the coding sequence ATGTCTAAAAAAAAAGCTTTCGCATTGCGAATTAATGAGGATATGCTCAAAGCTATTGAAAAATGGGCTTCAGACGAATTTCGTAGCACCAACGGACAAATAGAATGGATGCTAAACGAAAGTTTAAAAAAAGCGAAGCGACATTTAAAAAATAGTGACTCGAAAGAAACGGGTTAA
- a CDS encoding DUF808 domain-containing protein, with product MASGFFALLDDIAALMDDVVVMSKITTKKTAGILGDDLAVNAEKATGFVSSRELPVLWAITKGSFLNKLIILPIAFLLSTFLPWAVTLILILGGVYLAYEGVEKVMEYFFPHEHKVETVSHEDLSPEEQLKAERKKVKSAIFTDFILSVEIVIIALGTVLGEPLVFQVIVVSIVAIIATIGVYGIVALIVRMDDMGFALIQKSDDQKGLLFNVGNVLVKALPIVIKSLSVIGTIALLLVAGGIFTHNIEALHHVAESIPAFIKDFAIGIVVGLLALLIVKVFRKIIKSLKKQ from the coding sequence ATGGCCTCAGGTTTTTTCGCATTATTAGACGATATCGCTGCATTAATGGATGATGTAGTGGTAATGAGTAAAATTACAACCAAAAAAACGGCAGGCATCTTAGGTGATGACCTGGCAGTAAATGCCGAAAAAGCCACCGGATTTGTATCGTCGAGAGAGTTACCGGTATTATGGGCGATTACAAAAGGATCGTTTTTAAACAAGCTGATTATTCTGCCAATTGCTTTTTTATTAAGTACGTTTTTACCCTGGGCGGTAACACTTATTTTAATATTAGGGGGTGTTTATCTGGCGTATGAAGGCGTTGAAAAAGTTATGGAATATTTTTTTCCGCATGAACATAAAGTTGAAACTGTAAGTCATGAAGATTTATCGCCGGAGGAGCAGTTGAAAGCGGAGCGGAAGAAGGTGAAATCGGCGATATTTACAGATTTTATCTTGTCGGTGGAGATTGTGATTATCGCTTTAGGAACCGTTTTAGGAGAACCTTTGGTGTTTCAGGTAATCGTAGTTTCAATTGTAGCCATTATTGCAACGATTGGGGTTTATGGTATTGTCGCACTTATTGTTAGAATGGATGATATGGGGTTTGCTTTGATTCAAAAAAGTGACGATCAAAAGGGACTGTTATTTAATGTGGGAAATGTTCTGGTAAAAGCCTTGCCGATAGTGATTAAGAGTTTATCGGTAATCGGAACCATTGCCTTGCTTTTAGTTGCAGGTGGTATATTTACACATAATATTGAAGCCTTGCATCATGTTGCAGAATCAATTCCTGCATTTATTAAGGATTTTGCAATCGGTATTGTTGTTGGATTGTTGGCTTTGTTGATTGTGAAGGTGTTCCGCAAGATTATTAAGAGCCTTAAAAAGCAATAA